In Ensifer adhaerens, a genomic segment contains:
- a CDS encoding glycerol transport system ATP-binding protein, which produces MLELRNVSKRVGKDIHIHPTSLTLQRGTLNVLLGPTLSGKTSLMRLMAGLDRPTEGAILFDGADVTGAPVQKRNVAMVYQQFINYPLLTVYENIASPMRISGADAATIDREVRKAAEILKLTPYLERTPLNLSGGQQQRTALARAIVKRASLVLLDEPLANLDYKLREELRDELPKIFAESGAIFVYATTEPSEALLLGGNTATLSEGRITQFGRTIDVYRRPADLLTARTFADPPLNIAEVVRRGGQFLVDDRGLVDVPAHLAAIPDGLVTIGFQPHHLFPAPTVHAKQPISVKTAISEIAGSESFIHIDFGSERWVMLARGVHEFEPDLDMRVYLDTRHLMAFDSGGRAIGAPAPAEG; this is translated from the coding sequence ATGCTGGAATTACGCAATGTATCGAAGCGCGTCGGGAAGGATATCCATATCCATCCGACAAGCCTGACGCTTCAGCGGGGGACGCTGAACGTGCTGCTTGGCCCGACGCTTTCGGGCAAGACATCGCTCATGCGGCTCATGGCCGGGCTTGATCGGCCGACCGAAGGCGCGATCCTGTTCGATGGTGCCGATGTGACGGGTGCGCCCGTGCAGAAGCGCAATGTCGCGATGGTCTACCAGCAGTTCATCAACTATCCGCTCCTCACGGTCTATGAGAACATCGCTTCGCCGATGCGGATCTCCGGCGCCGATGCTGCAACCATCGACCGAGAAGTCCGCAAGGCCGCGGAAATCCTCAAGCTCACGCCCTATCTGGAGCGTACGCCGCTCAATCTCTCCGGTGGCCAGCAGCAGCGCACGGCGCTGGCCCGCGCCATCGTCAAGAGGGCCAGCCTCGTTCTGCTCGACGAGCCACTGGCGAATCTCGACTACAAGCTGCGCGAGGAACTGCGCGACGAATTGCCGAAGATCTTTGCCGAGTCCGGCGCAATCTTCGTCTACGCCACGACCGAGCCGTCCGAAGCGCTGCTTCTCGGCGGCAATACGGCGACTCTGAGCGAAGGCCGTATCACCCAATTCGGCCGGACAATCGATGTATATCGTCGACCGGCAGACCTCCTGACGGCCCGCACCTTTGCGGATCCACCGCTCAATATCGCCGAGGTGGTTCGCCGGGGTGGTCAGTTCCTCGTTGACGACAGGGGCCTTGTCGATGTTCCGGCGCATCTGGCTGCCATTCCAGATGGCCTAGTCACGATCGGCTTCCAGCCGCATCATCTCTTTCCGGCGCCCACTGTTCACGCGAAGCAGCCGATCTCCGTGAAGACCGCAATCTCGGAAATCGCGGGTTCGGAGAGCTTCATTCATATCGATTTCGGTTCGGAACGCTGGGTCATGCTGGCCCGCGGCGTGCATGAATTCGAGCCCGATCTCGACATGCGGGTCTATCTCGACACGCGTCATCTGATGGCGTTCGACTCAGGTGGCCGGGCGATCGGCGCGCCGGCGCCGGCGGAAGGGTGA
- a CDS encoding Predicted small integral membrane protein yields the protein MHLDFSWMAWTWPTAGFFLGVLFLIVCMGVWEYVSPGGNPRVGILRFETTRGDRLFISLLGAAFIHIAWLGLTDASLWWALLLSAGYAICVFLFV from the coding sequence ATGCATCTCGACTTTTCCTGGATGGCCTGGACATGGCCGACCGCTGGCTTCTTCTTGGGCGTCCTCTTCCTCATCGTCTGCATGGGCGTGTGGGAATATGTGTCGCCTGGCGGCAATCCGCGCGTCGGCATCCTGCGCTTCGAGACGACGCGCGGGGACCGGCTCTTCATTTCGCTGCTCGGTGCAGCCTTCATCCATATCGCATGGCTTGGTCTGACGGACGCAAGCCTGTGGTGGGCGCTTCTCCTCTCCGCGGGCTACGCAATCTGCGTCTTCCTGTTCGTGTGA
- a CDS encoding homodimeric glycerol 3-phosphate dehydrogenase (quinone): protein MAGGQVHDIFVIGGGINGCGIARDAVGRGYSVVLAEKGDFASGTSSGSTKLIHGGLRYLEYYEFRLVREALMEREILWAMAPHVIWPMRFVLPFQKGGIRPAWLIRLGLFIYDHLGGRKLLPATKTLDLRRDPAGKPLKPLFAKAFEYSDGWVDDARMVVLNARDAADRGALIFNRTEVLNARREQGLWLIETRNVDSDERQTWRARMLVNAAGPWVDKVLAGVVGRNDAKNVRLVQGSHIVVRKKFSDPRAYFFQNPDNRIIFAIPYEQDFTLIGTTDRDFRGDPREAAISEEETDYLCNAASEYFAEPVRREDIVWTYSGVRPLFDDGASKAQEATRDYVLKVDGEGGNAPLLNVFGGKLTTYRRLAEHALEKISDAIGAKGKPWTAGSHLPGGKFSAQGAAAQADALQKAYSFISRGHAERLVRCYGTRAADILGKASSIADLGQHFGGTLYEAEVRFLVDNEWAHTAQDILWRRTKQGLHLGPEAVAALEHYLEGVAGSRVKAAS from the coding sequence ATGGCAGGCGGTCAGGTTCACGACATCTTCGTTATCGGCGGCGGCATCAACGGATGCGGCATTGCGCGGGATGCTGTCGGCCGCGGCTATTCGGTCGTGCTGGCCGAAAAGGGCGATTTCGCCTCCGGAACGTCCTCAGGCTCGACCAAGCTCATCCATGGCGGCCTTCGCTATCTGGAATATTACGAGTTCCGGCTTGTGCGCGAAGCACTGATGGAGCGCGAAATTCTCTGGGCCATGGCGCCGCATGTCATCTGGCCGATGCGCTTTGTCCTGCCGTTCCAGAAGGGCGGCATCCGCCCGGCTTGGCTCATTCGCCTCGGCCTCTTCATCTACGATCACCTTGGCGGTCGGAAGCTCTTGCCGGCGACCAAGACGCTGGATCTGCGTCGCGACCCGGCCGGCAAGCCGCTGAAGCCGCTCTTCGCCAAGGCCTTCGAATATTCCGACGGCTGGGTGGACGATGCGCGCATGGTCGTGCTCAATGCCCGCGATGCAGCAGATCGCGGCGCTCTGATCTTCAATCGCACGGAAGTGCTGAACGCGCGCCGCGAACAGGGCCTCTGGCTGATCGAGACGCGCAATGTCGACAGCGATGAACGCCAGACCTGGCGGGCCCGCATGCTGGTGAATGCCGCCGGCCCCTGGGTGGACAAGGTACTCGCCGGTGTGGTCGGCCGCAACGACGCGAAGAATGTGCGCCTCGTGCAGGGCAGCCATATCGTCGTGCGTAAGAAATTCTCCGATCCGCGCGCCTATTTCTTCCAGAACCCGGACAATCGCATCATCTTTGCAATCCCTTACGAGCAGGACTTCACGCTCATCGGGACCACGGACCGCGACTTCAGAGGTGATCCGCGCGAGGCGGCGATCAGCGAAGAAGAGACCGACTATCTGTGCAATGCGGCCAGCGAATATTTCGCCGAGCCGGTTCGCCGTGAGGATATCGTCTGGACCTATTCCGGCGTGCGTCCGCTCTTTGATGACGGCGCCTCGAAGGCGCAGGAAGCCACGCGGGACTACGTGCTGAAGGTTGACGGAGAGGGCGGAAATGCGCCGCTTCTCAACGTCTTCGGCGGCAAGCTGACGACCTACCGGCGTCTCGCCGAACATGCGCTTGAAAAGATCAGCGACGCCATCGGCGCGAAGGGCAAGCCCTGGACGGCCGGCTCGCATTTGCCGGGCGGCAAGTTCTCGGCGCAGGGTGCTGCGGCTCAGGCTGATGCCCTGCAGAAGGCGTATTCATTCATTTCCCGCGGCCATGCCGAGCGCCTCGTGCGCTGCTACGGCACACGCGCCGCGGACATTCTTGGCAAGGCCAGCAGCATTGCCGATCTCGGGCAGCACTTCGGAGGAACGCTTTACGAAGCGGAAGTGCGGTTCCTGGTCGACAATGAGTGGGCGCATACGGCGCAGGATATCCTGTGGCGGCGCACCAAGCAGGGCTTGCATCTGGGACCGGAAGCGGTCGCAGCACTTGAACACTATCTGGAGGGAGTTGCGGGCAGCCGTGTCAAGGCTGCCAGCTGA
- a CDS encoding 4'-phosphopantetheinyl transferase EntD (siderophore biosynthesis), protein MSGTADPSRAERMLDAAVAGILPPGIRVACRAIRQGDRALLMPDEATSISSLKDSMRDASGAARQVARGLLAEMGLSGVPVVRAASGAPVWPADVVGSLAHDDEFATAAVAAAASISGLGIDIEPAKPLPADVANIVKIDGDVLDGVDETLATRLLFAAKEAVYKAVFPRDQVILGFEDVVIDLSAGQGRTNTGRSVQLVWCLSPRIVVVAFERA, encoded by the coding sequence ATGAGCGGCACGGCTGATCCCTCACGTGCCGAACGGATGCTTGACGCCGCCGTTGCCGGCATTCTCCCACCCGGAATTCGCGTTGCCTGCCGGGCCATCCGGCAGGGTGACCGGGCGCTGCTGATGCCCGACGAGGCTACTTCCATTTCATCGCTAAAAGACAGCATGCGCGACGCCAGTGGGGCGGCGCGGCAGGTGGCGCGCGGATTGCTGGCGGAGATGGGACTTTCGGGCGTGCCCGTTGTCCGGGCCGCGAGCGGCGCACCGGTCTGGCCGGCGGACGTGGTCGGTTCGCTGGCGCATGACGATGAGTTCGCCACTGCCGCTGTTGCTGCTGCGGCGTCGATCTCGGGACTCGGGATCGATATCGAGCCCGCCAAGCCGCTGCCAGCAGATGTCGCGAATATCGTAAAGATTGACGGCGATGTACTTGACGGCGTTGATGAAACGCTGGCGACACGACTTCTTTTCGCCGCCAAGGAGGCCGTCTACAAGGCAGTGTTCCCGCGCGATCAGGTCATCCTCGGCTTCGAGGATGTCGTCATCGACTTGTCTGCCGGTCAGGGACGCACAAACACGGGGCGGAGCGTCCAGCTTGTCTGGTGCCTCAGTCCCCGTATCGTTGTCGTCGCTTTCGAGCGGGCTTAA
- a CDS encoding transcriptional regulator, DeoR family has translation MIFSARQDEIVALAKSRGRIYVEELATLFSVTPQTIRKDLNDLCDARVLTRIHGGALFPSGTENLKYEARRAMAAIEKQDIGRAAAALIPDNASLFINIGTTTEAVGEALSDHHELMVITNNINVANRLRVYPAIEVVIAGGVVRGSDGGIVGEAAVDFIRQFKVDFAVIGVSAIDEDGALLDFDYREVKVAQAIIANARHVILVTDSAKFERTAPVRIGHISQINTFITDHCPIARIREICAENDVRLIETRAVDSESH, from the coding sequence ATGATATTCTCGGCACGGCAGGATGAGATCGTGGCGCTTGCCAAATCCAGGGGCCGCATCTATGTCGAGGAACTGGCGACGCTCTTTTCCGTCACCCCGCAGACGATCCGCAAGGACCTGAACGACCTGTGCGACGCAAGGGTGTTGACCCGTATCCATGGCGGCGCACTCTTCCCCAGCGGCACCGAGAACCTGAAATACGAAGCCCGCCGCGCCATGGCGGCCATCGAGAAGCAGGATATCGGCCGCGCCGCCGCCGCTCTCATTCCCGACAATGCCTCGCTCTTCATCAATATCGGCACCACGACGGAAGCGGTGGGCGAGGCGCTGAGCGACCATCACGAGCTGATGGTGATCACGAACAACATCAATGTTGCCAATCGCTTGCGGGTCTATCCGGCCATAGAGGTGGTGATCGCGGGCGGTGTCGTGCGAGGATCGGATGGCGGCATCGTCGGCGAGGCGGCCGTTGACTTCATCCGCCAGTTCAAGGTGGATTTCGCTGTCATCGGGGTCTCTGCAATAGATGAGGATGGCGCGCTTCTCGACTTCGATTATCGTGAGGTGAAGGTTGCCCAGGCCATCATCGCCAATGCCCGGCATGTGATCCTCGTCACCGATTCCGCGAAGTTCGAGCGCACCGCTCCGGTGCGGATAGGGCATATCTCGCAGATCAACACGTTCATCACCGATCACTGTCCCATTGCCCGCATCCGCGAGATTTGCGCGGAGAACGACGTACGCCTGATCGAAACGCGTGCTGTGGACAGCGAAAGTCATTAA
- a CDS encoding glycerol transport system substrate-binding protein: protein MRKQLLTTTALALMALGGQAFAGMDEAKQFLDTEIKDLSSLSRADQEKEMQWFIDAAKPFAGMEIRVVSESLTTHAYESKTLAPWFTKITGIKVVHDIIQEGDVVEKIQTQMQTGQNLYDGWVNDSDLIGTHWRYQQVRNLTDFMAGEGKDVTNPGLDLKDFIGTSFTTAPDKKLYQLPDQQFANLYWFRYDWFNDPKNKADFKAKYGYELGVPVNWSAYEDIAAFFTGREIDGKKVYGHMDYGKKDPSLGWRFTDAWLSMAGNGDKGLPNGLPVDEWGIKVNEKSQPVGSCTARGGDTNGPAAVYSIQKYLDWLKAYAPAEAQGMTFSESGPVPAQGAVAQQIFWYTAFTADMVKDGLPVVGADGLPKWRMAPSPHGVYWKEGMKLGYQDVGSWTLMKSTPLDRAKAAWLYAQFVTSKTVDVKKSHVGLTFIRESTIQDKSFTERAPKLGGLVEFYRSPARVQWSPTGTNVPDYPKLAQLWWQAIGDAASGAKTAQQAMDSLCEAQEKVMARIEKSGVQGDIGPKLAEQHDINYWNKDAVSKGNLAPQLKIADEKEKPITVNYDELVKSWQKK from the coding sequence ATGCGAAAGCAACTTCTGACAACAACGGCTCTGGCGCTGATGGCGCTGGGCGGCCAGGCCTTCGCGGGCATGGACGAAGCCAAGCAGTTCCTCGACACCGAAATCAAGGACCTTTCGTCCCTGTCGCGTGCCGATCAGGAAAAGGAAATGCAGTGGTTCATTGACGCCGCCAAGCCGTTTGCCGGCATGGAAATCCGCGTCGTTTCAGAATCTCTGACCACGCATGCCTATGAATCGAAGACGCTGGCGCCGTGGTTCACCAAGATCACCGGCATCAAGGTCGTCCATGACATCATCCAGGAAGGTGATGTCGTGGAAAAGATCCAGACCCAGATGCAGACGGGGCAGAACCTCTATGACGGCTGGGTCAATGACTCTGACCTCATCGGCACGCATTGGCGTTACCAGCAGGTCCGCAACCTGACCGACTTCATGGCCGGCGAAGGCAAGGACGTGACCAACCCCGGTCTCGACCTGAAGGACTTCATCGGCACGTCCTTCACGACGGCTCCGGACAAGAAGCTTTACCAGCTTCCCGACCAGCAGTTCGCCAACCTCTACTGGTTCCGCTACGACTGGTTCAACGATCCGAAGAACAAGGCGGACTTCAAGGCCAAGTATGGCTACGAGCTCGGCGTTCCGGTCAACTGGTCGGCCTATGAGGACATCGCGGCCTTCTTCACCGGCCGCGAGATCGACGGCAAGAAGGTCTATGGCCACATGGACTACGGCAAGAAGGACCCGTCGCTCGGCTGGCGCTTCACCGATGCGTGGCTTTCGATGGCTGGCAACGGTGACAAGGGCCTGCCGAACGGCCTGCCGGTCGACGAATGGGGCATCAAGGTCAACGAGAAGTCCCAGCCGGTCGGCTCTTGCACGGCGCGCGGTGGCGACACCAACGGTCCGGCCGCCGTCTACTCGATCCAGAAATATCTCGACTGGCTGAAGGCCTATGCCCCGGCCGAAGCGCAGGGCATGACCTTCTCGGAATCCGGCCCCGTGCCGGCTCAGGGGGCCGTGGCCCAGCAGATATTCTGGTACACGGCCTTCACCGCCGACATGGTGAAGGACGGCCTGCCGGTCGTCGGTGCGGACGGCCTGCCGAAATGGCGCATGGCCCCCAGCCCGCATGGCGTCTACTGGAAAGAGGGCATGAAACTTGGCTATCAGGACGTGGGTTCCTGGACGCTGATGAAGTCGACTCCGCTCGACCGCGCCAAGGCCGCATGGCTCTATGCGCAGTTCGTGACCTCCAAGACCGTGGACGTGAAGAAGAGCCATGTCGGTCTCACCTTCATCCGCGAGTCCACCATCCAGGACAAGTCCTTCACGGAGCGCGCGCCGAAGCTCGGCGGTCTGGTCGAGTTCTACCGCTCGCCGGCCCGCGTGCAATGGTCGCCGACGGGCACGAACGTTCCGGACTATCCGAAGCTGGCACAGCTGTGGTGGCAGGCGATCGGCGATGCCGCATCGGGCGCCAAGACGGCCCAGCAGGCCATGGACTCGCTCTGCGAAGCGCAGGAAAAGGTCATGGCCCGCATCGAGAAGTCCGGCGTGCAGGGCGATATCGGCCCGAAGCTCGCCGAACAGCATGATATCAACTACTGGAACAAGGACGCCGTCTCAAAGGGCAATCTGGCTCCGCAGCTGAAGATTGCCGACGAGAAGGAAAAGCCCATCACCGTCAACTATGACGAACTGGTGAAGAGCTGGCAGAAGAAGTGA
- a CDS encoding carbohydrate ABC transporter membrane protein 2, CUT1 family, translating to MSKSNTSTAARLSFLVPTLYIVFLLLPIYWLVNMSFKTNEEIISTMTIYPHAPTLANYKTIFTDSSWYSGYINSIIYVVQNTVISVAVALPAAYAFSRYRFLGDKHLFFWLLTNRMAPPAVFALPFFQLYSAFGLIDTHIAVALAHCLFNVPLAVWILEGFMSGVPKEIDETAYIDGYSFPRFFFKIFMPLIASGVGVAAFFCFMFSWVELLIARTLTTTDAKPIAATMTRTVSAAGMDWGLLAAAGVLTLVPGALVIYFVRNYIAKGFALGRV from the coding sequence ATGAGCAAGTCCAATACATCCACCGCTGCACGCCTCTCCTTCCTCGTGCCGACGCTCTACATCGTCTTCCTGCTCCTGCCGATCTACTGGCTCGTCAACATGAGCTTCAAGACGAACGAGGAAATCATCTCGACGATGACGATCTATCCCCATGCGCCGACGCTTGCGAATTACAAGACGATCTTCACCGACAGCTCGTGGTATTCCGGCTACATCAACTCGATCATCTATGTGGTTCAGAACACGGTGATATCCGTCGCAGTCGCACTGCCTGCGGCCTATGCGTTCTCGCGCTACCGGTTCCTCGGCGACAAGCACCTGTTCTTCTGGCTCTTGACCAACCGCATGGCGCCGCCGGCAGTCTTCGCGCTGCCCTTCTTCCAGCTCTATTCGGCCTTCGGCCTGATCGATACGCATATTGCCGTCGCGCTGGCCCACTGCCTGTTCAACGTGCCGCTGGCGGTCTGGATCCTCGAAGGCTTCATGTCGGGCGTGCCGAAGGAGATCGACGAGACGGCCTATATCGACGGCTATTCGTTCCCGCGCTTCTTCTTCAAGATCTTCATGCCGCTGATTGCCTCGGGCGTCGGGGTGGCCGCCTTCTTCTGCTTCATGTTCTCGTGGGTAGAACTGCTGATTGCCCGCACGCTGACGACAACGGACGCCAAGCCGATTGCGGCGACCATGACGCGCACCGTGTCTGCTGCGGGCATGGACTGGGGGCTGCTGGCGGCGGCCGGCGTGCTGACGCTCGTTCCCGGCGCGCTCGTCATCTATTTCGTGCGCAACTACATCGCCAAGGGCTTCGCACTGGGGAGGGTGTAA
- a CDS encoding diamine N-acetyltransferase, with product MADASDLRPGVHLAPVTARNRAAIAALRVEKGQAHFVASNAASLAEADEDPDASPRAIMAGEALVGFLMYDASDRSDVRLYRFMIDATQQGRGYGRAGLQAFLDDVAALGDVTRISICYEPENEPARRLYAKAGFVEEGLDEDGEMIAALAPRNALAGRVDAGRS from the coding sequence ATGGCGGACGCGAGCGATCTCCGTCCCGGCGTTCATCTTGCACCGGTTACGGCGCGCAATCGCGCCGCGATCGCTGCCTTGAGGGTGGAAAAGGGGCAGGCGCATTTCGTTGCGAGCAATGCCGCCTCTCTGGCGGAGGCCGATGAGGATCCCGATGCGTCGCCCCGGGCGATCATGGCGGGCGAGGCGCTTGTCGGCTTTCTGATGTATGATGCGTCCGACCGAAGCGACGTGCGGCTCTATCGCTTCATGATCGATGCGACGCAGCAGGGGCGGGGCTATGGCCGCGCCGGGCTGCAGGCCTTTCTGGACGACGTTGCCGCCCTTGGGGACGTGACCCGCATTTCCATCTGCTACGAACCCGAGAACGAACCGGCCCGACGCCTCTATGCCAAGGCTGGTTTCGTCGAGGAGGGGCTGGACGAGGATGGTGAGATGATCGCCGCGCTCGCTCCCCGAAACGCATTGGCGGGACGCGTCGATGCCGGGCGCTCATGA
- a CDS encoding carbohydrate ABC transporter ATP-binding protein, CUT1 family (TC 3.A.1.1.-) gives MARITLDHIRHAYSPEAEARGDYALKEVHHEWEDGGAYALLGPSGCGKTTLLNIISGLIRPSGGRIAFNGVDVTDLPTEARNIAQVFQFPVVYDTMTVYDNLAFPLRNRHVPEAQVDKRVREILAMTDLESMARQRARGLTADQKQKISLARGLVRADVNAILFDEPLTVIDPHLKWMLRSQLKQLHRSSGFTMVYVTHDQTEALTFADKVVVMYDGEIVQIGTPTELFERPSHTFVGYFIGSPGMNVMPAEIQGNKAVIGGQEIALAGAPKLGGEGRIELGIRPEFVRLERGGMPIAIDKVEDIGRQKIVRARFAGHALSIVLDEDQEIPADAGARFEPGAIGIYANSWRVGIEA, from the coding sequence ATGGCACGCATCACGCTCGATCATATCCGCCACGCCTACAGCCCCGAAGCGGAAGCCCGCGGCGACTATGCGCTGAAGGAAGTGCATCACGAATGGGAAGATGGCGGCGCCTATGCGCTGCTCGGCCCTTCCGGCTGCGGCAAGACCACGCTGCTCAACATCATCTCGGGCCTCATCCGCCCGTCGGGTGGGCGGATCGCCTTCAACGGCGTGGATGTCACCGACCTGCCGACCGAGGCGCGCAACATCGCGCAGGTCTTCCAGTTCCCGGTCGTCTACGACACGATGACGGTTTATGACAACCTGGCCTTCCCATTGCGCAACCGGCATGTGCCGGAGGCTCAGGTCGACAAGCGGGTTCGCGAAATCCTCGCCATGACCGATCTCGAAAGCATGGCCAGGCAGCGGGCGCGGGGGCTTACGGCCGATCAGAAGCAGAAGATTTCGCTCGCCCGCGGCCTCGTCCGTGCCGACGTCAATGCCATCCTCTTCGATGAACCGCTGACGGTCATCGACCCGCATCTGAAATGGATGCTGCGCTCGCAGCTGAAGCAGCTGCATCGCAGCTCCGGCTTCACCATGGTCTATGTGACGCATGACCAGACGGAAGCGCTCACCTTCGCCGACAAGGTCGTCGTCATGTATGACGGCGAGATCGTGCAGATCGGCACGCCGACCGAACTCTTCGAGCGGCCGAGCCACACATTCGTCGGCTACTTCATCGGCTCGCCGGGCATGAACGTCATGCCGGCTGAGATTCAGGGCAACAAGGCCGTTATCGGCGGCCAGGAGATTGCGCTGGCCGGCGCGCCGAAGCTTGGCGGCGAAGGCCGCATCGAGCTGGGCATTCGCCCGGAATTCGTTCGCCTTGAGCGTGGCGGCATGCCGATTGCCATCGACAAGGTGGAGGATATCGGCCGCCAGAAGATCGTGCGAGCACGCTTTGCGGGGCATGCGCTCTCCATTGTGCTGGATGAGGATCAGGAAATCCCGGCGGATGCCGGCGCGCGGTTCGAGCCGGGCGCAATCGGCATCTATGCCAATTCCTGGCGCGTGGGCATAGAGGCTTGA
- a CDS encoding glycerol transport system permease protein: protein MEKTWNNKAWFMVLPVLVLVAFSAVIPLMTVVNYSVQDTFGNNEFFWNGTQWFSDLLRSQRFWDSLSRNLIFSGIILALEIPLGILIALNMPKKGVWVSVCLVLMALPLLIPWNVVGTIWQIFGRTDIGLFGYVANALGFDYNYVQDPVDAWMTVIVMDVWHWTSLVVLLCYASLVSIPDAYYQAAKIDGASRLAVFRYIQLPKMRRVLTIAILLRFMDSFMIYTEPFVVTGGGPGNSTTFLSIDLVKMALGQFDLGPAAAMSIVYFLIILLLSWIFYTVMTASDAQS, encoded by the coding sequence ATGGAAAAGACCTGGAACAACAAGGCCTGGTTCATGGTGCTGCCGGTGCTGGTGCTGGTCGCCTTCTCCGCCGTGATCCCGCTGATGACGGTGGTCAACTATTCGGTTCAGGATACGTTCGGCAACAACGAGTTCTTCTGGAACGGCACCCAATGGTTCAGCGACCTCTTGCGCTCGCAGCGCTTCTGGGACTCGCTCAGCCGAAACCTGATTTTCTCAGGGATCATCCTGGCGCTGGAAATCCCCCTCGGCATCCTGATTGCGCTCAACATGCCGAAGAAGGGCGTCTGGGTCTCGGTCTGCCTCGTGCTGATGGCGCTGCCACTGCTCATTCCGTGGAACGTGGTGGGCACGATCTGGCAGATCTTCGGCCGCACCGATATCGGCCTCTTCGGATATGTCGCCAATGCGCTCGGCTTCGACTACAACTATGTGCAGGACCCGGTCGATGCGTGGATGACGGTCATCGTCATGGACGTGTGGCACTGGACGAGCCTCGTCGTGCTGCTCTGCTATGCCAGCCTCGTCTCGATCCCCGACGCCTATTATCAGGCGGCAAAGATCGATGGCGCCTCGCGGCTTGCGGTCTTCCGCTACATCCAGCTGCCGAAGATGCGGCGCGTGCTGACGATCGCGATCCTGCTACGCTTCATGGACAGTTTCATGATCTATACGGAGCCCTTCGTCGTCACCGGCGGCGGTCCCGGCAACTCGACCACGTTCCTGTCCATCGATCTCGTGAAGATGGCGCTTGGCCAGTTCGACCTTGGTCCGGCGGCGGCGATGTCCATCGTCTACTTCCTGATCATCCTGCTGCTGTCATGGATCTTCTACACCGTGATGACCGCAAGCGACGCGCAGAGCTGA